A stretch of the Sulfurimonas sp. HSL-1656 genome encodes the following:
- a CDS encoding glycosyltransferase family 4 protein, protein MTIWLINHYAVTPGHPGGTRHYDLARELTARGHDVTVIASSFHYATLAETKRYGAGETFQVEMLDGIRFVWVKTAPYRGNGIGRVRSMFEFTWKLRRLRELDLPMPEVIVGSSVHLFAVFGAYRLARALHVPFVMEVRDIWPKTLVDMGVPWWHPFVLLLSVLEPFLYRRAVRIITLLPRAAEHIAVFGVPKEKVHWVSNGVDLTPFVSVQRSHLLDPGKFNVLYAGTMGQANNLEPLMAAAALLAATTDIHITLVGSGPLKGTFAGQAEELANVTVLDAVPKTAVAPLLAEADLLYVGLKDLPLYRYGMSMNKVFDYMAAGRPVVFAAAVPENPVEKAGSGLIVRPDNPDAIANAILTLYNYTPSERSAMAAKGEAYVRSHFGMDVIAGAFESVLKEAIDEYKTD, encoded by the coding sequence ATGACGATCTGGCTGATCAACCATTATGCCGTGACGCCGGGCCATCCGGGCGGAACGCGCCACTATGATCTCGCCCGGGAGCTGACCGCACGGGGGCATGACGTCACGGTCATCGCCTCGAGCTTTCATTATGCGACACTGGCCGAGACGAAGCGGTACGGCGCAGGGGAGACGTTTCAGGTCGAAATGCTTGACGGTATCCGGTTTGTCTGGGTGAAGACCGCGCCCTACCGCGGCAACGGCATCGGCAGGGTGCGCAGCATGTTCGAATTTACCTGGAAACTGCGCCGTTTGCGTGAACTCGACCTGCCGATGCCCGAGGTTATCGTCGGGTCGTCGGTCCATCTTTTTGCCGTCTTCGGCGCCTATCGGCTGGCCCGGGCGTTGCACGTTCCGTTTGTCATGGAGGTCCGCGACATCTGGCCGAAGACGCTGGTGGACATGGGCGTGCCCTGGTGGCACCCCTTCGTCCTGCTGCTGAGCGTCCTGGAGCCATTTCTGTACCGGCGCGCGGTGCGGATCATCACGCTCCTTCCCCGGGCAGCAGAACATATCGCTGTTTTCGGCGTTCCCAAAGAAAAGGTGCATTGGGTCTCCAACGGTGTCGACCTCACGCCGTTCGTTTCCGTACAGCGGTCGCATCTGCTCGATCCCGGGAAGTTCAACGTCCTTTATGCCGGAACGATGGGGCAGGCGAATAACCTGGAACCCCTGATGGCCGCCGCGGCGCTGCTCGCCGCGACGACGGACATCCACATTACCCTGGTGGGGAGCGGACCGCTGAAGGGGACCTTTGCAGGGCAGGCCGAAGAGCTTGCGAACGTCACGGTGCTGGATGCGGTCCCTAAGACGGCGGTTGCGCCGCTGCTCGCCGAAGCGGATCTGCTCTATGTCGGCCTGAAAGACCTGCCGCTTTACCGTTACGGGATGAGCATGAACAAGGTGTTCGACTATATGGCGGCGGGGCGTCCCGTCGTTTTCGCCGCCGCCGTACCCGAGAACCCGGTCGAAAAGGCAGGTTCCGGTCTGATCGTCCGGCCGGACAATCCGGACGCGATTGCAAATGCAATCTTGACACTATATAATTACACACCGTCGGAGCGCTCCGCCATGGCAGCGAAAGGGGAGGCGTATGTACGTTCCCACTTTGGCATGGATGTCATCGCAGGTGCATTCGAGTCGGTTTTGAAAGAGGCAATAGATGAGTATAAAACAGATTGA
- a CDS encoding glycosyltransferase gives MKHIVHMTSAHPRYDTRIFLKECGALAEKFRVSLVVADGKGDEVKTGVRIVDAGASKGRTDRIVNAANRVYRKALALDADLYHCHDPELLWAALRLKRRGKTVVFDIHEMVTEQIKSKHYLPKWLRAGVALAYGMLERMLLPKLDGLVLAEASYRSRYAPLNGTVAVVQNMPDAAFLAPFVSSQRDRNELFYVGAISDARGLDVTLRALKLLKQRGVAFKMHYIGNLQGSTREGLDLEGIEEEVVFYGRLTLDEAYGLSRHAKAGLSVLQPIGNYLHSYSTKIFEYMAIGLPVITSDFELYKDVVEKHRCGICIDPSSPEALAEAIVFLFDHPDAVARMGENGKAAVHSVYNWSHEKAALMRLYGAVMT, from the coding sequence ATGAAACATATCGTGCATATGACGTCGGCCCATCCCAGGTACGATACGCGTATTTTTCTCAAGGAGTGCGGCGCACTGGCAGAAAAATTCAGGGTGTCGCTCGTCGTGGCAGACGGCAAAGGGGATGAGGTCAAAACGGGTGTGCGGATCGTAGATGCCGGGGCGTCCAAAGGCCGGACCGACCGTATCGTGAATGCCGCGAACAGGGTATACCGCAAGGCCCTGGCACTCGATGCCGATCTGTACCACTGCCACGATCCGGAGCTGCTTTGGGCCGCACTGAGGCTTAAGAGGCGGGGAAAGACCGTGGTATTCGACATACACGAAATGGTCACCGAACAGATCAAGTCGAAACACTATCTTCCGAAATGGCTGCGCGCGGGGGTAGCACTGGCGTACGGGATGCTGGAACGTATGCTGTTGCCGAAACTCGACGGGCTGGTCCTCGCCGAAGCCTCCTACCGTTCCCGCTACGCTCCGTTGAACGGTACCGTTGCCGTCGTGCAGAATATGCCGGATGCCGCTTTTCTGGCGCCGTTCGTCTCTTCGCAGCGGGACCGGAACGAACTCTTCTACGTCGGGGCGATCTCGGATGCGCGGGGGCTGGATGTGACGCTTCGCGCCCTGAAGCTGCTCAAGCAAAGAGGCGTGGCGTTCAAAATGCATTATATCGGCAACCTGCAGGGCAGCACGCGCGAAGGGCTTGATCTCGAGGGGATCGAAGAGGAGGTCGTTTTTTACGGCCGACTGACGCTGGATGAGGCGTACGGGCTGTCACGGCATGCGAAAGCAGGCCTGTCGGTCCTGCAGCCCATCGGTAATTACCTGCACTCCTATTCGACGAAAATATTTGAATACATGGCAATAGGCCTGCCGGTGATCACCTCCGACTTCGAACTGTACAAGGATGTCGTCGAGAAACACCGATGCGGGATCTGCATCGATCCCAGCTCCCCGGAAGCGCTGGCGGAGGCGATCGTTTTCCTGTTCGACCATCCGGATGCGGTGGCGCGGATGGGTGAAAATGGGAAAGCGGCCGTGCATTCGGTCTACAACTGGTCGCATGAAAAAGCGGCGCTTATGCGGCTTTACGGGGCGGTGATGACATGA
- a CDS encoding glycosyltransferase codes for MTLLLIGNHGSVFPGEVTRELRDNGISVSHVDFVSLAVERGDGTDATYASLLRNSRLPMKLQSLARIGILAKMLEESSEDIVHFHYARWFYFLLVPVIRRLGKPVAVTVYGSDYYRIPRWKRWLQRRFFHAVDAVTFTNEATMQSLLAEDGTLEAKCSVTRFGLTPLEAIDRYRGTDRERMRQALGVPGFPVTVCCGYNANTGQQHLKMIEALQKLPEPLRRTTLFLFPLTYGGSEPYKQSVISALKASGLHYTVLETFLHGELNAYVRLLPDIMVNMLVSDQLSGSMQEHLYAGNCVIAGTWLPYGVFEQRGVVMARADSFDALPRILAEQIGNLHGCEQYRDGNRRAIAALSRWDEVIGAWKALYAHLLREKR; via the coding sequence ATGACCCTGCTGCTGATCGGAAACCACGGGAGTGTTTTCCCCGGCGAAGTAACCCGAGAACTGCGCGATAACGGCATCAGTGTCTCCCATGTGGACTTCGTATCGCTTGCCGTTGAGCGCGGGGACGGCACGGATGCGACCTATGCCAGCCTGCTTCGGAACAGCCGGCTCCCAATGAAGCTGCAGAGCCTCGCACGGATAGGTATTTTGGCGAAAATGCTTGAGGAATCGTCCGAGGATATCGTGCATTTCCATTATGCCCGGTGGTTCTACTTTTTGCTTGTACCGGTCATCAGACGGCTGGGGAAACCTGTCGCCGTGACGGTGTACGGCAGCGACTACTACCGCATCCCCCGCTGGAAACGCTGGCTGCAGCGCCGTTTTTTTCATGCCGTCGACGCCGTAACGTTCACCAATGAGGCGACGATGCAGTCGCTGCTGGCTGAGGACGGGACGCTGGAGGCGAAGTGCTCCGTCACCCGTTTCGGCCTCACACCGCTTGAGGCGATCGACCGGTACCGCGGCACGGACAGGGAACGCATGCGGCAGGCCCTCGGCGTACCGGGATTTCCCGTGACGGTCTGCTGCGGCTACAATGCCAATACCGGCCAGCAGCACCTGAAAATGATCGAAGCGCTTCAAAAGCTCCCGGAGCCGCTGCGCCGCACGACGCTCTTCCTGTTTCCGCTGACCTATGGGGGGAGCGAACCGTACAAGCAGAGCGTCATAAGCGCGTTGAAGGCGAGCGGGCTGCACTATACGGTCCTGGAGACCTTTTTACACGGTGAGCTGAATGCCTATGTCCGGCTCCTGCCCGATATCATGGTCAACATGCTTGTCAGCGATCAGCTGTCGGGGTCGATGCAGGAGCATCTGTATGCCGGCAATTGCGTCATTGCAGGCACATGGCTTCCCTATGGCGTTTTTGAGCAGAGAGGGGTCGTCATGGCGCGGGCGGATTCTTTTGACGCATTGCCCCGGATACTGGCGGAGCAGATCGGGAATCTGCATGGGTGTGAACAGTATCGTGACGGGAACAGGCGGGCCATCGCGGCGCTGTCGCGCTGGGATGAGGTGATCGGGGCGTGGAAAGCACTGTATGCGCATCTGCTGAGGGAAAAAAGATGA
- a CDS encoding asparagine synthase-related protein, with the protein MAGIYGVISREALPEVREVYRLFFSASVEGTRNEEIVTGRMLFGRSVPDRFDRDRVLYEEGDVIIAFEGLCYNLGAPYDHMGKMLLALYREKGTGFVEEIDGNFSGFLLDRRTNTLLLFTDHLNTKPLYFFQNDAYFVFASELKVLSALLPGLGIKTAPDRNGILSLAAFGYVLDNTTLLENVRKLPYGTLMTLDAERWKMTQAHYFDFSAIGENAPEDEAEMIEHIDALLTAGVADQWRKDEAYGYRHYLFLSGGLDSRVNALLAHELGFTGTTALTFAQRQSDDAVIAERIAADYGFDYRFMPLDGGHYLEGDLTRFVAAGDGMNLLIGSAAGFDFLSRMDHRTYGTLHTGQIGDLLFGSYVKPHFSLQQAALTKERRLLEAIEWFEPLRQRYENRPELFGYEQRVMHGTFNGDRSLAHFTDISSPFYNRELIRYCYGMPKAAKLHEGIYLKWINARHPSIAKYVWEQAGVRPTSVRKTVWGRQWKRYHNALRRRLGLRVNDMNPFDQWYHGNPRLRDNLDKVFRERIEEVSDPMLRTLLLEMYAPPQERGHYGRYNKYLAVTVLLALALHFPGGRR; encoded by the coding sequence GTGGCGGGAATTTACGGGGTTATTTCCAGGGAGGCCCTGCCGGAAGTCCGGGAGGTTTACCGTCTCTTCTTTTCCGCGTCGGTCGAAGGGACGCGCAACGAGGAGATCGTTACAGGACGGATGCTGTTCGGCCGGAGCGTCCCCGACCGTTTCGACAGGGACCGTGTCCTGTATGAGGAAGGGGACGTTATAATCGCGTTTGAGGGACTCTGTTACAATCTTGGGGCTCCGTATGACCATATGGGGAAAATGCTTCTGGCACTCTACCGGGAAAAGGGGACAGGCTTTGTCGAGGAGATCGACGGCAATTTCAGCGGCTTTCTTCTGGACAGACGCACCAACACGCTGCTGCTTTTTACGGATCATCTCAATACCAAGCCGCTCTACTTTTTCCAAAATGATGCCTACTTTGTTTTTGCCTCGGAGCTGAAGGTCCTGAGTGCTTTGCTGCCCGGCCTCGGGATAAAAACGGCGCCGGACCGCAACGGGATTCTCTCGCTGGCCGCCTTCGGCTATGTGCTCGATAATACGACTCTGCTTGAAAATGTCAGGAAACTCCCCTACGGGACCCTGATGACGCTGGACGCGGAACGTTGGAAGATGACGCAGGCGCACTATTTCGACTTCTCCGCCATCGGGGAGAATGCCCCGGAGGATGAGGCGGAGATGATCGAACACATCGATGCACTGCTGACGGCCGGTGTCGCCGACCAGTGGCGCAAAGATGAAGCGTACGGGTACAGGCACTATCTCTTTCTCAGCGGCGGGCTGGACAGCCGCGTCAATGCCCTGCTGGCCCACGAGCTCGGGTTCACGGGGACAACGGCTCTGACGTTTGCGCAGCGTCAGAGCGATGACGCGGTCATCGCCGAACGGATCGCTGCGGATTACGGGTTCGACTACCGCTTCATGCCCCTGGACGGCGGCCATTATCTCGAAGGGGACCTGACGCGATTCGTTGCGGCCGGGGACGGGATGAACCTGCTGATCGGCTCCGCCGCCGGGTTCGATTTCCTCAGCCGGATGGACCACCGCACTTACGGGACGCTTCATACCGGACAGATAGGAGACCTGCTTTTCGGCTCCTACGTCAAGCCGCACTTCTCGCTTCAGCAGGCCGCCCTGACGAAGGAGCGGAGACTTCTGGAGGCGATCGAGTGGTTTGAACCGCTGCGGCAGCGCTATGAAAACCGGCCGGAGCTCTTCGGGTACGAACAGCGGGTCATGCACGGCACGTTCAACGGCGACCGGAGCCTGGCGCACTTTACCGATATCAGTTCCCCTTTCTACAACAGGGAGCTGATCCGCTACTGCTACGGAATGCCCAAAGCGGCAAAGCTGCATGAAGGCATCTACCTGAAGTGGATCAATGCCCGGCACCCGTCCATCGCGAAGTATGTCTGGGAACAGGCCGGGGTCCGGCCGACCTCCGTGCGGAAAACGGTGTGGGGAAGGCAGTGGAAGCGTTACCACAACGCACTGCGGCGCCGGCTCGGACTGCGCGTTAACGACATGAACCCGTTTGACCAGTGGTACCACGGCAACCCCCGTCTCCGAGATAATCTCGATAAGGTCTTCCGTGAGCGCATCGAGGAGGTTTCAGACCCGATGCTGCGCACGCTGCTGCTGGAGATGTATGCGCCTCCCCAGGAGCGGGGTCATTACGGGCGGTATAACAAATACCTCGCCGTGACCGTACTGCTGGCGCTCGCACTGCATTTTCCGGGAGGCAGGCGATGA
- a CDS encoding oligosaccharide flippase family protein: MRHYHGKENVFSRNVLTLMTGSSLAQAIPIAISPLLTRIYSPQDFGLFAVFIAVVALFSAMAGGRYEMAVLLPDSDEDALNLLALAALLVTGVSIVLLLLIALFGAQVSALAPESGLDVWLYWVPPAVFLTAFFNLMTAYGNRRGDYTLIAQATVLKSIILAAVQIGLGVMKSGAFGLIAGQIVSNFAATVRMIMRGVDLKSVDRVSWPSMKRLALSHANFPKYQVPHVFLNTFSSQLPVYVFSTFFTASIVGLYALGTRVVFGPAMIISASMAKVFNAEAAALRNTRGDVHALALNLARKSALVLAGPFALFVLFAPELFSLVFGEVWREAGVYTQLLSPWLFMVFIVSMIAYIPNLYGRQRTALRIEIVYSLLRLASLGAGALYGDVYLALTLFSASGVVMLTFNLFWMLHLTKGAQ, from the coding sequence ATGCGGCATTATCACGGGAAAGAAAACGTTTTTTCCAGAAACGTCCTGACGTTGATGACGGGAAGTTCGCTCGCACAGGCGATCCCGATCGCCATCAGCCCGCTTCTGACCCGGATCTATTCCCCGCAGGATTTCGGACTTTTTGCCGTTTTTATCGCCGTCGTTGCACTCTTCAGCGCGATGGCGGGCGGGCGTTACGAGATGGCGGTACTGCTGCCCGATTCGGACGAGGATGCTCTCAACCTCCTGGCGCTGGCCGCGCTGCTGGTGACGGGGGTGAGCATCGTACTGCTTCTGCTTATAGCACTTTTCGGTGCACAGGTGTCCGCACTGGCCCCGGAGTCAGGGCTGGACGTCTGGCTCTACTGGGTACCGCCGGCGGTTTTCCTGACGGCCTTCTTCAACCTGATGACGGCATACGGCAACCGCCGGGGCGATTACACGCTGATCGCGCAGGCCACCGTTTTGAAATCGATCATACTCGCGGCGGTGCAAATCGGTCTCGGCGTGATGAAGTCCGGCGCATTCGGGCTTATTGCCGGTCAGATCGTTTCCAATTTTGCCGCGACGGTTCGGATGATCATGCGCGGGGTGGATCTCAAAAGTGTGGACCGTGTTTCCTGGCCGTCGATGAAGCGTCTTGCGCTGAGCCATGCCAATTTTCCGAAGTACCAGGTACCGCATGTGTTCCTCAACACCTTTTCGTCCCAACTGCCGGTATACGTCTTCAGCACATTTTTTACCGCTTCGATTGTGGGGCTGTATGCCCTGGGTACCCGGGTCGTCTTCGGCCCGGCCATGATCATCTCCGCTTCCATGGCCAAGGTGTTCAATGCCGAGGCGGCGGCACTCCGTAACACACGAGGGGATGTCCACGCTCTGGCGCTCAACCTTGCAAGAAAGAGTGCGCTGGTTTTGGCCGGGCCGTTTGCGCTGTTCGTCCTGTTCGCCCCGGAGCTCTTTTCACTGGTTTTCGGGGAAGTGTGGCGGGAAGCGGGGGTCTATACGCAGCTCCTCTCCCCCTGGCTCTTCATGGTATTCATCGTGTCGATGATCGCCTACATTCCGAACCTTTACGGTCGGCAGAGGACCGCGCTCCGGATCGAGATCGTCTATTCGCTTCTGCGGCTTGCGTCTCTGGGGGCCGGTGCGCTGTACGGCGATGTCTATCTCGCACTGACACTTTTCAGTGCCAGCGGCGTCGTGATGCTCACTTTTAACCTGTTTTGGATGCTGCATCTGACGAAAGGAGCGCAGTAG
- a CDS encoding acyltransferase, translating into MDEPRKLTPEEWKKRLRSKGKAEQPERPVSFFVHESAFVDAEVAIGDETKIWHFCHILPHTRIGRQCSFGQNCVVGPRVVIGNGVKVQNNVSIYEGVELEDDVFLGPSMVFTNVINPRAFIVRKTEFKKTLLKKGCTVGANATIVCGVTVGRYAMIGAGAVVTKDVPDFALVTGVPATQIGWVSLAGNRLVFDENGEALDPYDSSRYRLSDGRLMTL; encoded by the coding sequence ATGGACGAACCCAGAAAATTGACGCCGGAGGAGTGGAAAAAACGGTTGCGTTCGAAGGGAAAAGCGGAACAGCCGGAAAGACCGGTATCCTTTTTCGTGCATGAATCCGCGTTCGTCGATGCTGAGGTTGCTATCGGGGACGAGACGAAGATCTGGCATTTTTGCCATATTCTGCCGCACACCCGTATCGGGCGCCAGTGTTCGTTCGGCCAGAACTGCGTCGTCGGCCCGAGGGTCGTCATCGGCAACGGCGTGAAGGTACAGAACAACGTCAGCATCTACGAAGGGGTTGAGCTAGAGGATGACGTTTTTCTGGGCCCTTCGATGGTATTCACCAACGTCATCAACCCCCGCGCCTTTATCGTCCGCAAGACGGAGTTCAAAAAAACGCTGTTGAAAAAAGGGTGCACGGTGGGGGCCAATGCGACCATTGTCTGCGGCGTCACCGTCGGTCGGTACGCCATGATCGGTGCCGGGGCCGTCGTGACGAAGGACGTGCCTGATTTCGCGTTGGTGACCGGGGTACCGGCCACGCAGATCGGCTGGGTAAGTCTGGCCGGGAACCGGCTGGTTTTTGACGAGAACGGCGAGGCGCTTGATCCCTATGACAGCTCACGCTATCGCCTCAGCGACGGCCGGTTGATGACACTGTAA
- a CDS encoding Gfo/Idh/MocA family oxidoreductase yields MKNFALIGAAGYIAPRHMKAIKETGNDLIAALDRCDSVGIIDSYFPEASFFTEYERFDRFVDKWHRSHSDRIEYVSICSPNYLHDSHIRFALKSGADAICEKPLVLNPHNIDQLKIIEEETGKKVYNILQLRLHPSIIALKERVARELSENPAKVYDIDLTYLTSRGKWYFISWKGDESKSGGIASNIGVHFYDMLTWIFGGVEENTVHLKTPYANAGMLRLKHANVRWFLSVVYDYIPDEIKAQGQRTYRSITVDGEEIEFSGGFTDLHTRSYEEILAGNGFGLEEAYGSIETVATIRNLSPVGLHGEYHPFCKKVEV; encoded by the coding sequence ATGAAGAATTTTGCTCTGATCGGCGCGGCCGGGTATATCGCGCCGCGCCATATGAAAGCGATCAAAGAGACGGGCAACGACCTGATCGCGGCCCTCGACCGTTGTGACAGCGTCGGCATTATCGACAGCTATTTCCCGGAGGCCAGCTTCTTTACGGAGTATGAGCGCTTTGACCGTTTCGTCGACAAATGGCACCGCAGCCACAGCGACCGCATCGAATACGTCAGTATCTGTTCACCGAACTATCTGCATGACAGCCATATCCGTTTTGCACTCAAAAGCGGTGCGGACGCCATCTGCGAAAAGCCGCTCGTGCTCAATCCCCACAATATCGACCAGTTGAAGATCATCGAAGAGGAAACGGGCAAAAAGGTCTATAACATCCTCCAGCTGCGGCTGCACCCCTCCATCATCGCCCTGAAGGAGCGAGTGGCGCGGGAACTGTCGGAGAACCCGGCAAAGGTCTACGACATCGATTTGACCTACCTGACGTCGCGCGGCAAATGGTACTTTATCAGCTGGAAGGGCGATGAAAGCAAAAGCGGCGGGATCGCCAGCAATATCGGGGTGCATTTTTACGACATGCTCACCTGGATCTTCGGCGGCGTCGAAGAGAATACCGTCCATCTCAAAACGCCGTATGCCAACGCGGGGATGCTTCGTCTCAAACATGCCAACGTCCGCTGGTTCCTCTCTGTCGTCTACGATTATATTCCCGATGAAATCAAGGCCCAGGGGCAGCGTACCTACCGTTCGATCACGGTGGACGGTGAGGAGATCGAGTTCAGCGGCGGTTTTACGGACCTGCACACGCGCTCGTACGAAGAGATCCTTGCCGGCAACGGTTTCGGACTGGAGGAGGCGTACGGTTCCATAGAAACCGTCGCAACGATCCGCAACCTGTCGCCGGTCGGCCTGCACGGCGAGTATCATCCCTTTTGTAAAAAGGTGGAGGTCTGA
- a CDS encoding nucleotide sugar dehydrogenase, with protein MNKQETVAVIGLGYVGLPLAAAFAEKYDVIGYDINHERIAELQEGYDRTLELTKAALENVKRTLRFTENTDAIAEATVFIVTVPTPIDASNRPDLTPLINSSKTVGSVLKKGDIVIYESTVYPGVTEDVCVPVLEKSSGLVFNRDFFSGYSPERINPGDKEHTVKKIKKVTSGSTPEIAQKIDALYGSVIEAGTHLASSIKVAEASKVIENTQRDVNIALINELSLIFDAIGIDTNEVIEAASTKWNFIKLKPGLVGGHCIGVDPYYLTFKAEELGYKPNLILGARQINNGMGKFIAERTIKELIRHDKKVKNAAILVLGVTFKEDCPDMRNTKVVDIIEELKEYGCHVDVYDPWVDPNENKKQYRHGIISNPFETEKRYDAIVVAVAHRQFTALEQVDFERISTPEPVLIDVKGIVENPTWRL; from the coding sequence ATGAATAAACAAGAGACAGTTGCGGTTATCGGGCTCGGCTATGTCGGTTTGCCCCTGGCGGCAGCGTTCGCCGAAAAGTATGACGTCATCGGCTACGACATCAATCACGAGCGCATTGCGGAGTTGCAAGAGGGGTATGACCGCACGCTGGAACTGACAAAAGCAGCGCTTGAAAACGTAAAGCGTACGCTCCGGTTCACGGAAAATACGGATGCGATCGCCGAAGCCACAGTTTTTATCGTTACCGTTCCGACACCGATTGACGCCAGCAACCGTCCCGACCTCACACCGCTCATCAACTCCAGCAAAACCGTGGGAAGCGTCCTGAAAAAAGGGGATATCGTCATCTATGAATCGACGGTGTACCCCGGCGTGACGGAGGATGTGTGCGTTCCCGTACTCGAAAAAAGCTCGGGCCTGGTCTTTAACCGTGATTTTTTTTCCGGCTACTCGCCCGAACGGATCAATCCCGGTGACAAGGAACATACTGTCAAAAAGATCAAGAAAGTGACTTCCGGATCCACACCCGAAATCGCACAAAAGATCGATGCTCTTTACGGCAGCGTGATCGAGGCGGGGACCCATCTGGCCTCGTCGATCAAGGTGGCCGAGGCGAGCAAGGTGATTGAGAATACCCAGCGTGACGTCAATATTGCATTGATCAACGAGCTTTCTCTGATATTCGATGCGATCGGTATCGATACCAACGAGGTGATCGAAGCGGCATCGACCAAGTGGAATTTCATCAAACTCAAACCCGGTCTCGTCGGGGGGCACTGCATCGGCGTAGACCCCTATTATCTGACATTCAAGGCGGAAGAGCTCGGCTACAAGCCGAACCTTATTCTCGGTGCCCGGCAGATTAACAACGGTATGGGAAAGTTTATCGCCGAACGGACGATCAAAGAGCTGATCCGGCATGATAAAAAAGTCAAAAATGCCGCTATTCTGGTTTTGGGTGTCACCTTCAAAGAGGATTGTCCGGATATGCGGAATACGAAAGTCGTCGATATCATCGAGGAGCTCAAAGAGTACGGCTGCCACGTCGACGTATACGATCCGTGGGTCGATCCGAACGAGAATAAAAAACAGTATCGGCACGGCATTATTTCAAACCCGTTTGAGACGGAAAAGCGGTACGATGCGATTGTCGTGGCCGTCGCGCACCGCCAGTTTACGGCGCTTGAACAGGTGGACTTTGAACGTATCAGCACGCCCGAACCCGTCCTGATCGACGTGAAGGGCATCGTGGAAAATCCGACGTGGAGACTGTAA